The Corvus hawaiiensis isolate bCorHaw1 chromosome 2, bCorHaw1.pri.cur, whole genome shotgun sequence genome includes a window with the following:
- the GAP43 gene encoding neuromodulin, which yields MLCCMRRTKQVEKNEDGDQKIEQDGIKPEDKAHKAATKIQASFRGHITRKKLKGEKKGDAPASETDAADKKEEGPAGGAAENKESEAPAATEAAAADSAQQEEGSKDSSAPAEEKKGDGAADTGSEQPAPQAATPAASSEEKPAAAAAPERESATKASTDNSPSLKADEAQDKEEPKQADVPAADTTATTTPAAEDATAKATAQPQMETVESSQTEEKTDAVEETKPTESAQQEEVKEEESKADQENA from the exons GTTGAAAAAAATGAGGACGGAGACCAAAAGATTGAGCAAGATGGCATCAAACCAGAAGATAAAGCTCATAAGGCAGCCACCAAAATCCAGGCCAGCTTCCGCGGACACATAACAAGGAAAAAGCTCAAGGGGGAGAAGAAGGGAGATGCCCCAGCATCTGAGACTGATGCTGCCGACAAGAAGGAGGAAGGCCCTGCTGGCGGAGCGGCCGAGAACAAAGAAAGCgaggctcctgctgccacagaaGCAGCCGCCGCTGACAGTGCCCAGCAGGAGGAGGGCAGCAAAGACAGCAGCGCgccagcagaggagaaaaaaggagacGGAGCCGCTGACACGGGCTCAGAGCAGCCAGCCCCACAGGCTGCcactcctgctgcctcctcagaggaaaagcccgctgctgccgctgcccccGAAAGGGAAAGTGCCACTAAAGCTTCCACTGATAACTCGCCGTCCTTGAAGGCTGACGAAGCCCAAGACAAAGAGGAGCCTAAACAAGCCGACGTGCCTGCTGCTGacaccactgccaccaccacccctgCCGCAGAGGATGCTACTGCCAAGGCAACAGCGCAACCCCAAATGGAGACAGTGGAGAGCAGCCAAACCGAAGAGAAGACAG ATGCTGTAGAAGAAACCAAACCTACTGAAAGTGCCCAGCAGGAAGAGGtgaaagaagaagagagcaAGGCGGACCAAGAAAATGCCTGA